In Planctomycetota bacterium, a genomic segment contains:
- a CDS encoding glycosyltransferase family 87 protein — translation MTRARGWRYRAVRAASVAVIIAAAAVLAWAIAGSASDLAKHEYSDFAHFYNAGLATRLGETIYPPTPDLPVPPYLPDGAGYIYPPTAAAGFALLAMLSAGTAAALWLAANSLALVTSLLLAARACLLDLDRPAGITPTLFVAALPVVLLADKLKKSLAYLGTDVLVLSLFAFALAAMRRAPVLAGVLLAGAATIKYTAAAFALYFVVRRCWAALAGFAGGLAMLALAPALVYGWDRNLGYWGVALGGVARLLGADVPRDQGAPIHELAWINSVSVPSAMMRIAATLGLPTGAALLATAFVAAGCVGIAWAIYRRRGLALWRPAGHPRALRPLEWAGVVVVALAFSPQTTTNHATQLAVAMLPAAVLLLPQRDGASTPRWPIVLGLTLAVTGLMLPPGGRQFEDAVHAWRFVGGATWLVLGMYGLVLWGGVRHLLSVESAKPAATLRTVNP, via the coding sequence GTGACGCGCGCACGCGGGTGGCGCTACCGCGCGGTGCGCGCGGCGTCGGTCGCCGTGATCATCGCCGCCGCCGCGGTGCTGGCCTGGGCGATCGCCGGGTCGGCCTCGGACCTCGCGAAGCACGAGTACAGCGACTTCGCGCACTTCTACAACGCGGGCCTGGCGACGCGGCTGGGCGAGACGATCTACCCGCCCACGCCCGACCTGCCCGTGCCGCCCTACCTGCCCGACGGCGCGGGCTACATCTACCCGCCCACGGCCGCCGCGGGCTTCGCGCTGCTGGCGATGCTCTCTGCCGGGACGGCCGCCGCGCTGTGGCTCGCGGCGAACTCGCTCGCGCTCGTCACCAGCCTGCTGCTGGCGGCGCGGGCGTGCCTGCTCGATCTGGATCGCCCGGCGGGAATCACGCCGACGCTGTTCGTCGCCGCGCTGCCGGTCGTGCTGCTGGCCGACAAGCTCAAGAAGTCGCTGGCCTACCTGGGCACCGACGTGCTGGTGCTGTCGCTCTTCGCCTTTGCGCTGGCGGCGATGCGGCGGGCGCCCGTGCTCGCCGGCGTGCTGCTGGCCGGGGCGGCGACGATCAAGTACACGGCGGCGGCCTTTGCGCTGTACTTCGTGGTCCGTCGCTGCTGGGCGGCGCTCGCGGGCTTCGCGGGCGGGCTGGCGATGCTCGCGCTCGCGCCCGCGTTGGTCTACGGCTGGGATCGCAACCTGGGGTACTGGGGCGTGGCGCTGGGGGGCGTTGCGCGGCTGCTGGGTGCGGACGTGCCCCGAGACCAGGGCGCGCCCATCCACGAGCTGGCGTGGATCAACAGCGTCTCGGTGCCGAGCGCGATGATGCGCATCGCCGCGACGCTCGGCCTGCCGACCGGGGCGGCGCTGCTGGCCACCGCGTTCGTGGCGGCGGGGTGCGTGGGGATTGCGTGGGCGATCTATCGACGCCGGGGGCTGGCGTTGTGGCGGCCGGCGGGCCACCCGCGTGCGCTGCGGCCGCTGGAGTGGGCGGGCGTGGTCGTGGTCGCGCTGGCCTTCAGCCCGCAGACCACGACCAACCACGCCACGCAGCTGGCGGTCGCGATGCTGCCCGCGGCCGTGCTGCTATTGCCGCAACGCGATGGCGCGAGCACCCCCCGCTGGCCCATCGTGCTGGGGCTGACGCTCGCGGTCACGGGGCTGATGCTGCCGCCGGGCGGCCGGCAGTTCGAGGACGCCGTCCACGCCTGGCGGTTCGTGGGCGGCGCGACGTGGCTGGTGCTGGGGATGTATGGGCTGGTGCTGTGGGGTGGGGTGCGTCACTTGTTGAGCGTGGAGTCGGCGAAGCCGGCGGCCACCTTGCGAACAGTGAACCCATAG
- a CDS encoding glycosyltransferase: MPKGITVPKSTTGTTDAPRAAETLPPLPHRPDRLAIVIPMYQEAARIAPTVADVLATLHGWSLPAQLVLVDDGSTDGTSEVARRAIHDAGPAADAADWVQTRVLPHERNRGKGAAVRTGLAAAIETGADWALMMDADNAARLREIRWLLPHARGIAPAATADFVIASRATPDADVRAVASRKLTGLAFRAALGCMGLRLARDTQCGFKLYSARAARLVLEHAQEDRYAFDIEHIALCRRAGLGVAEIGVTWRHVDGSSISPVRDGLKMLREARRIATRLRTLDVAAPDEARSELEAKPAGEPTRIGA, translated from the coding sequence ATGCCGAAGGGCATTACTGTTCCCAAGAGCACCACGGGCACCACCGACGCTCCCCGCGCGGCCGAAACGCTGCCGCCGCTGCCCCACCGGCCCGATCGGCTGGCGATCGTCATCCCGATGTACCAGGAGGCGGCCCGCATCGCGCCGACCGTGGCCGACGTGCTGGCGACGCTGCACGGCTGGTCGCTGCCGGCGCAGCTCGTGCTCGTCGACGACGGCTCGACGGACGGCACGTCCGAGGTTGCCCGGCGGGCCATCCACGACGCCGGGCCCGCGGCGGATGCCGCCGACTGGGTGCAGACACGGGTGCTGCCGCACGAGCGCAATCGCGGCAAGGGGGCGGCCGTCCGCACCGGGCTGGCCGCCGCGATCGAGACCGGCGCGGACTGGGCGCTGATGATGGACGCCGACAACGCTGCGCGGCTGCGGGAGATCCGCTGGCTGCTGCCCCACGCTCGCGGCATTGCGCCCGCCGCGACGGCCGACTTCGTCATCGCCTCCCGCGCCACGCCCGACGCCGACGTGCGGGCCGTCGCCAGCCGCAAGCTGACGGGGCTCGCCTTCCGTGCGGCGCTCGGGTGCATGGGGCTGCGGCTGGCCCGCGACACGCAGTGCGGCTTCAAGCTGTACTCGGCCCGCGCCGCCCGGCTGGTGCTCGAGCACGCCCAGGAAGATCGCTACGCCTTCGACATTGAGCACATCGCGCTATGCCGGCGCGCCGGGCTGGGCGTCGCGGAGATCGGCGTCACCTGGCGGCACGTCGACGGCAGCAGCATCAGCCCGGTCCGCGATGGGCTCAAGATGCTCCGCGAGGCACGGCGGATCGCCACGCGGCTGCGCACGCTGGACGTCGCCGCGCCCGATGAGGCCCGCTCCGAGCTGGAGGCCAAGCCCGCGGGCGAGCCGACGCGGATCGGCGCGTGA
- a CDS encoding class I SAM-dependent methyltransferase produces MAQPVRRQPDLGTEARVPPWQLEWWRVPFLHEEAEDAGGATISRFELPERPMHKVALPRDATALHTGERLDPDANRWPRTPLLASRATPWLAELDDLYAAPGTYPTSVAPEAGLLLHALAANIRPATVFELGVGFGVSTIWIASALGNDARHVGIDDFTPIGPEPGGDRLDAVRTRLERAGVGTRVRLVEGHTSHAAKALHAELRDSGGVQLAVIDADHTVRGCWHDLWAVEPVLAPGGYAILHDTNPQAAGCDGPRAVLDWLDALAVGLYERVELPLAPVDMGLAVLRRIG; encoded by the coding sequence ATGGCCCAGCCCGTGCGGCGACAGCCCGATCTCGGCACCGAGGCCCGCGTTCCGCCCTGGCAGCTGGAGTGGTGGCGGGTGCCCTTCCTGCACGAGGAGGCCGAGGACGCCGGCGGCGCGACCATCAGCCGCTTCGAGCTGCCCGAGCGGCCCATGCACAAGGTCGCCCTGCCGCGCGACGCGACGGCGCTGCACACCGGCGAGCGGCTGGATCCCGACGCCAACCGCTGGCCCCGCACGCCGCTGCTCGCGAGCCGCGCGACGCCGTGGCTGGCCGAGCTCGACGACCTGTACGCCGCGCCCGGGACCTATCCGACCTCCGTTGCGCCCGAGGCCGGCCTGCTGCTGCACGCGCTGGCGGCGAACATCCGGCCCGCCACCGTCTTCGAACTGGGCGTGGGCTTCGGCGTGTCGACGATCTGGATCGCCAGCGCCCTGGGGAACGACGCGCGGCACGTCGGCATCGACGACTTCACGCCCATCGGCCCCGAGCCCGGTGGCGATCGGCTGGACGCGGTGCGGACGCGGCTGGAGCGTGCAGGCGTGGGCACTCGCGTGCGGCTGGTCGAGGGGCACACCAGCCACGCGGCCAAGGCGCTGCACGCCGAGTTGCGGGACTCGGGCGGCGTGCAGCTGGCGGTCATCGACGCCGACCACACCGTCCGCGGCTGCTGGCACGACCTGTGGGCCGTCGAGCCGGTGCTGGCGCCCGGCGGCTACGCGATCCTGCACGACACGAATCCCCAGGCCGCGGGCTGCGACGGCCCGCGTGCGGTGCTCGACTGGCTCGACGCGCTCGCCGTCGGGCTGTACGAGCGGGTCGAGCTGCCGCTGGCGCCGGTGGATATGGGGCTTGCGGTGCTGCGTCGAATCGGCTAG
- a CDS encoding glycosyltransferase family 2 protein: MTPQPQPLSVCIVCKNNAGTIGRTLESVRGLGKEIVAIDSGSTDGTLEILADHGCRVVETEWLGYVRTKQFGLERCAQPWVLSLDSDESLEPELRRSIEALDLVHEEGPTGYRVNRKVWYRGRFFEHAWQPEWRLRLVRRERYRWQGLDPHDELRPVDPGQTREADLAGDLRHASFASFAELMRKHAGHAELTARSLHAAGKRASPLKLALSPASAFVREVIVRRGFLDGRRGWAAAGAMAAYTFMKYVCLLELQDADAETPQATPEPSPEHP; the protein is encoded by the coding sequence ATGACCCCGCAGCCCCAGCCGCTCTCGGTGTGCATCGTGTGCAAGAACAACGCCGGCACCATCGGCCGCACCCTCGAGAGCGTCCGGGGACTGGGCAAGGAGATCGTCGCGATCGACTCGGGGTCTACCGACGGCACGCTCGAGATCCTCGCCGACCACGGCTGCCGCGTCGTCGAGACCGAGTGGCTGGGCTACGTCAGAACCAAGCAGTTCGGCCTAGAGCGCTGCGCCCAGCCCTGGGTGCTGTCGCTGGATAGCGACGAGTCGCTCGAGCCCGAGCTGCGACGGTCCATCGAGGCCCTCGACCTCGTGCACGAGGAGGGCCCCACGGGGTACCGCGTCAACCGCAAGGTCTGGTACCGGGGCCGCTTCTTCGAGCACGCGTGGCAGCCCGAGTGGCGGCTGCGGCTGGTCCGGCGGGAGCGGTACCGCTGGCAGGGGCTCGATCCGCACGACGAGCTGCGGCCCGTTGATCCCGGCCAGACCCGAGAAGCCGATCTCGCGGGGGACCTGCGGCACGCGAGCTTCGCGAGCTTCGCCGAGCTGATGCGCAAGCACGCGGGGCACGCCGAGCTGACCGCCCGCAGCCTGCACGCCGCGGGCAAGCGGGCGTCGCCGCTGAAGCTGGCATTGTCGCCGGCATCGGCCTTCGTGCGGGAGGTGATCGTCCGCCGCGGCTTCCTGGATGGCCGCCGGGGCTGGGCGGCCGCGGGCGCGATGGCGGCCTACACCTTCATGAAGTACGTGTGCCTGCTCGAATTGCAGGATGCCGACGCCGAGACCCCTCAGGCGACCCCCGAGCCCTCCCCGGAGCATCCGTGA
- a CDS encoding class I SAM-dependent methyltransferase has product MTATADTIDLAGVNKTLAFEDARDPRIAPTVADMKRWARGWRLKGEPLGVNGYVKKRWYVRRHKMWEYSRGLALTAASGPTRSPGGPLHVLDVGGAMTLPILYLASLGDRVVCLDIDPTMTEQSNAAAARQGLDLHARMDNLGEVDPSAADLGAPESGFDRVYCFSVIEHILPPQQERVASRMGRLVRPGGMLCVTFDFGEDGPMEAPMRTMEDAHRLADLIGLPLVGGPFSDTGERFALNRKHPAARYTFGSMFFRRPAD; this is encoded by the coding sequence GTGACCGCCACCGCCGACACGATCGATCTCGCCGGCGTCAACAAGACGCTGGCCTTCGAGGACGCCCGCGACCCCCGCATCGCGCCCACCGTGGCCGACATGAAGCGGTGGGCCCGCGGCTGGCGTCTCAAGGGCGAGCCGCTGGGAGTGAACGGGTACGTCAAGAAGCGGTGGTACGTCCGCCGCCACAAGATGTGGGAGTACAGCCGCGGGCTCGCGCTCACCGCGGCCAGCGGGCCGACGCGGTCGCCCGGCGGGCCGCTGCACGTGCTCGACGTTGGTGGCGCGATGACGCTGCCGATCCTCTACCTGGCCTCGCTGGGCGATCGCGTGGTGTGCCTGGACATCGATCCGACGATGACCGAGCAGTCCAACGCCGCGGCGGCGCGCCAGGGGCTGGATCTGCATGCCCGCATGGACAACCTGGGCGAGGTCGATCCGAGCGCGGCCGACTTGGGCGCCCCTGAGTCGGGCTTCGACCGGGTGTACTGCTTCAGCGTGATCGAGCACATCCTGCCGCCGCAGCAGGAGCGGGTCGCCAGCCGCATGGGCCGGCTGGTGCGCCCGGGCGGGATGCTGTGCGTGACCTTCGACTTCGGCGAGGACGGGCCGATGGAGGCCCCGATGCGCACGATGGAGGACGCGCACCGGCTGGCGGACCTGATCGGGCTCCCCCTCGTGGGCGGCCCGTTCTCGGATACCGGCGAGCGGTTCGCGCTCAACCGCAAGCACCCCGCGGCGCGGTACACCTTCGGCTCGATGTTCTTCCGCCGCCCGGCGGACTAG
- a CDS encoding DEAD/DEAH box helicase, producing the protein MAKKTTKKTAKAGSKKTSKKVSKKTVRKTSKKTTKKTAPAAGSRGGVRTTKKTGGRTTKKAPSGGGRRGSSRSRVTRTEIRSIAIDDEDGQRRPSRAPRPARGGLTVPSGPKADRQPKPELRPARRESEGRRPEARSAPAKRDRDERPPKPIEIPSGPRADRERKTDDRDRDGRDRNDRPRGDRDRDNGEARPDDGRRRSDDRGGSRDERGRGSRVGENPKAGGRERSQTKPRGNPGNNPGSTPRSKPADDAERDETIFDDTVTFEDFDLVEDVLDGVEEEGFVHPTVIQAMLIPPALEGKDVLGQAKTGTGKTAAFGLPLLSLVDPGDAFAGLVLAPTRELALQITAELETLGKYSDLNVVTVYGGDPIEKQAKRLAKKPEIIVGTPGRVMDMERRGYLRFDRVQVAILDEVDRMLDIGFREDIRKILGACPKDRQTIFVSATLTEEIEKLARRYMRDPEKLVASAGSLTVSVVEQHYISVQPWDKKRLLLHLLTHEEPALTVVFCRLKRVVDDLEKHLRDHKIDAVAIHGDMRQSRRNSVMQRLRSGELAVLIASDLASRGIDVEGISHVINYDLPEDPDLYIHRIGRTARAGRGGIAWSLVTPEQGKLLTEIENRANAHIPPMSYPDFEPGPEPRQVREQRQEAERRDEQLRRKALERQGAVLPTEASEDKFPGGVVPTKLPPRRLGGRVARRR; encoded by the coding sequence ATGGCCAAGAAGACGACCAAGAAGACGGCGAAGGCCGGCTCGAAGAAGACCTCCAAGAAGGTCTCCAAGAAGACCGTGCGCAAGACCAGCAAGAAGACCACGAAGAAGACGGCCCCCGCGGCCGGCTCGCGGGGCGGCGTGCGGACGACGAAGAAGACCGGCGGACGGACGACCAAGAAGGCTCCATCGGGCGGTGGCCGGCGGGGTTCGTCCCGCAGCCGCGTGACCCGCACCGAGATCCGCTCGATCGCCATCGACGACGAGGATGGCCAGCGCCGGCCATCGCGCGCACCTCGGCCCGCGCGCGGTGGCCTGACCGTTCCCTCCGGGCCGAAGGCCGACCGCCAGCCCAAGCCGGAGCTCCGCCCTGCGCGGCGTGAATCCGAGGGCCGGCGGCCGGAGGCGCGATCGGCACCCGCCAAGCGCGACCGCGACGAGCGGCCGCCGAAGCCCATCGAGATTCCCAGCGGGCCGCGTGCAGACCGAGAGCGCAAGACGGACGACCGGGATCGCGATGGTCGCGACCGCAACGATCGCCCGCGCGGCGATCGCGATCGCGACAACGGCGAGGCCCGACCCGACGATGGACGTCGGCGGAGCGACGACCGCGGCGGATCGCGGGACGAGCGCGGTCGCGGCAGCCGCGTAGGTGAGAATCCGAAGGCTGGCGGCCGGGAGCGTTCGCAGACCAAGCCCCGCGGCAATCCCGGCAATAACCCCGGCAGCACCCCCCGCAGCAAGCCGGCCGACGACGCCGAGCGGGACGAGACCATCTTCGACGACACGGTGACCTTCGAGGACTTCGATCTGGTCGAGGACGTGCTCGACGGCGTTGAGGAAGAGGGCTTCGTCCACCCCACGGTCATCCAGGCCATGCTCATCCCGCCCGCACTGGAGGGCAAGGACGTGCTGGGGCAGGCCAAGACCGGCACGGGCAAGACCGCCGCTTTTGGTCTGCCGCTGCTGTCGCTGGTGGATCCGGGGGACGCCTTCGCGGGCCTGGTGCTGGCACCCACGCGGGAGCTTGCGCTGCAGATTACCGCCGAGCTCGAGACGCTGGGCAAGTACAGCGACCTGAACGTCGTGACCGTGTACGGCGGCGATCCGATCGAGAAGCAGGCCAAGCGGCTGGCGAAGAAGCCCGAGATCATCGTGGGCACGCCGGGCCGGGTCATGGACATGGAGCGGCGGGGCTACCTGCGGTTCGATCGCGTGCAGGTGGCGATCCTCGACGAGGTCGACCGGATGCTCGACATCGGCTTCCGCGAGGACATCCGCAAGATCCTGGGCGCCTGTCCGAAGGACCGCCAGACCATCTTCGTGTCGGCCACGCTGACCGAGGAGATCGAGAAGCTCGCGCGGCGGTACATGCGGGACCCCGAGAAGCTGGTGGCGTCGGCGGGCTCGCTGACGGTCAGCGTCGTCGAGCAGCACTACATCAGCGTGCAGCCCTGGGACAAGAAGCGGCTGCTGCTGCACCTGCTGACGCACGAGGAGCCCGCGCTCACGGTCGTGTTCTGCCGGCTCAAGCGGGTGGTCGACGATCTCGAGAAGCACCTGCGGGACCACAAGATCGACGCGGTGGCGATCCACGGCGACATGCGGCAGAGCCGGCGGAACAGCGTGATGCAGCGGCTCCGCAGCGGCGAGCTCGCGGTGCTGATCGCCAGCGACCTGGCCAGCCGCGGCATCGACGTCGAGGGCATCAGCCACGTCATCAACTACGACCTGCCCGAGGACCCGGACCTGTACATCCACCGCATCGGCCGGACGGCGCGGGCGGGCCGAGGCGGCATCGCGTGGAGCCTGGTGACGCCCGAGCAGGGCAAGCTGCTGACCGAGATCGAGAACCGCGCCAACGCCCACATCCCGCCGATGAGCTACCCCGACTTCGAGCCCGGGCCCGAGCCGCGGCAGGTTCGCGAGCAGCGGCAGGAGGCCGAGCGCCGCGACGAGCAACTCCGCCGCAAGGCCCTTGAGCGGCAGGGTGCGGTGCTGCCCACCGAGGCGAGCGAGGACAAGTTTCCCGGGGGCGTGGTGCCCACCAAGCTGCCGCCGCGGCGGCTGGGTGGCCGCGTCGCGCGGCGGCGCTAG
- a CDS encoding STAS domain-containing protein produces the protein MAVARHAEQHHRSGEGRFATLENAGHALIVKVRGPSLSDEDAAGVLAQVAGHVDRCGGRVVLDLTGVEFMVSAGISMVLELRERCHAAGGQLAVCGLARPIASVLHSTRVDRLVVVARTSERAARKIA, from the coding sequence ATGGCCGTCGCACGCCACGCCGAGCAGCACCACCGATCCGGCGAGGGTCGATTCGCCACCCTCGAGAACGCCGGCCATGCACTGATCGTCAAGGTCCGCGGCCCCAGCCTCTCGGACGAGGATGCCGCCGGCGTGCTCGCCCAGGTCGCCGGACACGTCGACCGCTGCGGCGGCCGCGTCGTGCTCGACCTCACGGGCGTGGAGTTCATGGTGTCGGCGGGCATCTCGATGGTGCTCGAGCTGCGGGAGCGCTGCCACGCCGCCGGCGGCCAACTCGCGGTGTGCGGGCTGGCGAGGCCCATCGCTAGCGTGCTGCACTCCACGCGGGTCGATCGCCTAGTGGTCGTGGCCCGCACCAGCGAACGGGCCGCCCGCAAGATCGCCTGA
- a CDS encoding GC-type dockerin domain-anchored protein, with the protein MGQCTPAWDGTIGQPGISRGYVQPMANWDDGTGERLYAGGSFAGFIGVPGTTLIAQWDRAAEAWSRVGSPGLSTGSTNGFLTSLLPFEVDGREQLVAAGFFASAGGQPDTQSIAAWDGVSWSSMGGGLVAPNSIWSLIEGDLGDGPRMFAGGAFPTIGGIDAGGLAQWDGERWAAIGLGIGIEGVFSPTVFGVEQFDDGSGPALYAGGRFDSIDAEPGTDLIARFRDGAWEEVGTGLGGSSPTADAGVLAVFDDGNGPALYVGGRSLTAPGEPRTSVYKWDGVSWEAVGQDLGGAVIDLQVWDDGNGPALYLAGTAMPDIGYVARLEGDRWVTVDGGISSQPAVPTSTFASAFGLHVWDGDLYVAGNFTLVGDPAVEVAGIIRRTGCAADCYADFDGDGVLTLFDFLAFQNAFQDGLPETDCDADGSLTLFDFLCFQNAFDAGCE; encoded by the coding sequence GTGGGGCAGTGCACGCCCGCGTGGGATGGGACCATCGGGCAGCCCGGCATCAGCCGCGGCTACGTGCAGCCCATGGCGAATTGGGATGATGGGACCGGCGAGCGTCTGTACGCCGGCGGCTCGTTCGCGGGCTTCATCGGCGTGCCGGGCACGACGCTGATCGCTCAGTGGGATCGCGCTGCCGAGGCGTGGTCCCGCGTCGGCAGCCCGGGGCTGAGCACGGGCTCGACCAACGGCTTCCTGACGAGCCTGCTGCCCTTCGAGGTCGACGGCCGCGAGCAGCTGGTGGCGGCGGGCTTCTTCGCCAGCGCGGGCGGGCAGCCCGACACGCAGTCGATCGCGGCGTGGGACGGCGTGTCGTGGTCGTCGATGGGCGGCGGGCTGGTGGCGCCCAACTCGATCTGGTCGCTCATCGAGGGCGACCTGGGCGACGGGCCGCGGATGTTCGCCGGCGGGGCGTTCCCGACCATCGGCGGCATTGACGCCGGCGGGCTGGCGCAGTGGGACGGCGAGCGGTGGGCCGCCATCGGGCTAGGCATCGGCATCGAGGGCGTCTTCAGCCCGACGGTGTTCGGCGTCGAGCAGTTCGACGACGGCAGCGGCCCCGCCCTCTACGCCGGCGGCCGCTTCGACAGCATCGACGCGGAGCCCGGCACGGACCTGATCGCGCGCTTCCGGGACGGCGCGTGGGAGGAGGTCGGCACCGGCCTGGGCGGCTCGAGTCCAACCGCCGACGCCGGTGTGCTCGCGGTGTTCGATGACGGCAACGGCCCGGCGTTGTATGTCGGCGGGCGATCGCTGACCGCGCCGGGCGAGCCGCGGACGAGCGTGTACAAGTGGGACGGCGTGTCGTGGGAGGCGGTCGGCCAGGACCTCGGCGGCGCGGTCATCGACCTGCAGGTGTGGGACGATGGCAACGGGCCCGCGCTGTATCTCGCGGGTACGGCCATGCCCGACATCGGTTACGTCGCGCGGCTCGAGGGCGATCGCTGGGTGACCGTCGACGGCGGCATCTCCAGCCAGCCCGCGGTGCCCACCTCGACCTTCGCGTCGGCCTTCGGCCTGCACGTGTGGGACGGTGACCTGTACGTCGCCGGCAACTTCACGCTGGTCGGCGATCCGGCGGTCGAGGTCGCGGGCATCATCCGCCGCACTGGATGCGCCGCGGACTGCTACGCGGACTTCGACGGCGACGGCGTGCTCACCCTCTTCGACTTCCTCGCGTTCCAGAACGCCTTCCAGGACGGCCTGCCCGAGACCGACTGCGACGCCGACGGAAGCCTGACGCTGTTCGACTTCCTGTGCTTCCAGAACGCGTTCGACGCGGGTTGCGAGTAG
- a CDS encoding serine hydrolase domain-containing protein: protein MSRTRTAASAGAIALAALTTVLEPAAASAWQADCPQPEFMQRADIPGLGLAEVSGEQIDVSAFGYAERPSACVTESTIFEAASLTKPVVAYAVLRLVDRGRLGLDDPLVDLLPTLPLPPDDPRSARVTVRMALSHSTGLRGPDDRTLAFEDDPGEAFRYYPPGYRLVQRAIEHLENATLEEIARREVFEPLGMQSSSLVYRVEFADRLATRHRMLGEPIERQREPGRPANAAASLLTTPGDYGRFLRAMLDGEGLTTDSHAAMLEPQIRVPGTNGAVAWGVGWGLEPDRGTFFHWGDDGAAKCFTMGSTDRDEAFAYFTNSFYGMAVAGEFAADLLPGDSPAVQWLGYPSWDAPERLARRDTVRAFVEGDADRGMATFERYQREHPELDMDAVASFVSWILDGRSLHDGRVRLLARQIERQPGNAGLQLDRARSLRALGRSAEAIDALRAAMPLVDASTAASITGQIGWIEDELAAADPARAGARPPLEQFVGSYGPRRVSIESGAAVYQRGDGPRFTLRWMRGTTFALEGNDTFRIRFVPGQQRATSIIGLYADGRTDESPRSD, encoded by the coding sequence ATGTCCCGCACCAGAACCGCCGCGTCGGCGGGCGCGATCGCCCTCGCCGCCCTGACCACTGTCCTCGAGCCCGCCGCCGCGTCCGCTTGGCAGGCCGACTGCCCGCAGCCCGAATTCATGCAGCGGGCCGACATCCCCGGACTCGGCCTCGCCGAGGTCTCGGGCGAACAAATCGACGTGTCCGCGTTCGGCTACGCCGAGCGACCCAGCGCATGCGTAACCGAGTCCACGATCTTCGAGGCGGCCTCGCTCACCAAGCCCGTCGTGGCCTACGCCGTCCTGCGGCTGGTCGATCGCGGACGGCTGGGCCTCGACGATCCGCTCGTTGACCTGCTACCCACGCTGCCGCTGCCCCCCGATGACCCACGCAGCGCACGCGTCACGGTCCGCATGGCGCTCTCCCACAGCACGGGATTGCGCGGCCCGGACGATCGCACCCTGGCCTTCGAGGACGACCCGGGCGAGGCGTTCCGCTACTACCCCCCCGGCTACCGCCTCGTCCAGCGGGCGATCGAGCACCTCGAGAATGCCACGCTCGAGGAGATCGCTCGCCGCGAGGTCTTCGAGCCGCTCGGCATGCAGAGCAGCTCGCTGGTGTACCGCGTCGAGTTCGCCGATCGCCTCGCCACCCGGCACCGCATGCTGGGAGAGCCGATCGAACGACAACGCGAGCCCGGCCGCCCTGCGAACGCGGCCGCCAGCCTGCTCACCACGCCCGGGGACTACGGCCGGTTCCTGCGCGCGATGCTCGACGGCGAGGGCCTCACCACGGACTCGCACGCCGCGATGCTCGAGCCACAGATCCGCGTACCGGGCACCAACGGCGCCGTCGCCTGGGGCGTCGGCTGGGGGCTCGAACCCGATCGCGGCACCTTCTTCCACTGGGGCGACGACGGCGCCGCCAAGTGCTTCACCATGGGATCGACCGATCGCGACGAGGCCTTCGCCTACTTCACCAACAGCTTCTACGGCATGGCCGTCGCCGGCGAATTCGCGGCCGACCTGCTCCCGGGCGACTCGCCCGCGGTGCAATGGCTCGGCTACCCCTCGTGGGACGCCCCCGAGCGGCTCGCCCGCCGCGACACCGTCCGCGCCTTCGTCGAGGGCGACGCCGATCGGGGCATGGCCACCTTTGAGCGCTACCAACGCGAGCATCCGGAGCTGGACATGGACGCCGTCGCCAGCTTCGTGTCGTGGATCCTCGACGGCCGGTCGCTGCACGACGGCCGCGTCCGCCTGCTCGCCCGGCAGATCGAACGCCAGCCCGGCAACGCGGGACTCCAGCTCGATCGCGCTCGTTCCCTCCGAGCGCTCGGTCGGAGCGCCGAGGCCATCGACGCACTACGCGCCGCGATGCCCCTCGTCGATGCCAGCACCGCGGCATCGATCACGGGCCAGATCGGCTGGATCGAGGACGAACTGGCGGCAGCCGACCCGGCACGTGCCGGAGCCCGTCCGCCGCTCGAGCAATTCGTCGGCAGCTATGGCCCGCGGCGGGTCTCCATCGAGTCCGGCGCAGCGGTGTACCAGCGCGGCGACGGCCCAAGGTTCACGCTGCGATGGATGCGCGGCACGACGTTCGCCCTCGAGGGCAACGACACGTTCCGGATCCGCTTTGTGCCCGGGCAGCAACGCGCCACATCGATCATCGGCCTCTACGCCGACGGCCGCACCGACGAGTCGCCGCGGAGCGACTGA